The Streptococcus oralis Uo5 genome includes a window with the following:
- a CDS encoding undecaprenyl-diphosphate phosphatase: MYFIEILKSIFFGIVEGITEWLPVSSTGHLILVEEFVQYKDQNAAFISMFNVVIQLGAILAVTVIYFNKLNPFKPGKTKVEVRRTWQLWSKVFVATLPLLLVFKLDDWFDAKFHNMVSVAIMLIIYGVAFIYLEKRNKAQAIEPTVTELDKLPYKTALYIGLFQVLALFPGTSRSGATIVGGLLNGTSRSVVTEFTFYLGIPVMFGASALKIFKFIKAGQLLSFGQLFLLLVAMGVAFGVSMVAIRFLTSYVKKHDFTLFGKYRIVLGSVLLLYSFVRLFV, translated from the coding sequence ATGTATTTTATTGAAATTTTGAAGTCAATCTTTTTTGGGATTGTTGAAGGAATTACAGAATGGTTGCCCGTTTCAAGTACTGGCCACTTGATCTTGGTTGAAGAATTTGTACAATACAAGGACCAGAATGCAGCCTTCATATCCATGTTTAATGTTGTCATCCAGCTTGGTGCCATTTTAGCAGTTACGGTCATTTACTTTAATAAGCTCAATCCCTTCAAACCTGGTAAAACTAAGGTCGAAGTTCGTAGAACTTGGCAATTGTGGTCAAAAGTCTTCGTTGCAACCTTGCCTTTGCTATTGGTTTTTAAATTAGATGATTGGTTTGATGCCAAATTCCATAACATGGTTTCAGTTGCGATTATGTTGATTATCTATGGTGTTGCCTTTATCTATCTTGAAAAACGAAATAAGGCCCAAGCTATTGAACCAACAGTAACTGAGTTAGACAAGTTGCCTTATAAAACAGCCCTTTACATCGGTCTCTTCCAAGTCCTTGCCCTTTTCCCAGGAACAAGTCGTTCAGGGGCGACGATTGTTGGTGGTTTATTGAATGGAACAAGTCGCTCTGTCGTAACAGAGTTTACCTTCTATCTCGGAATTCCTGTTATGTTCGGAGCCAGTGCTTTAAAGATTTTCAAATTTATTAAAGCAGGTCAACTTTTGAGTTTTGGTCAACTGTTCTTGCTTTTGGTAGCCATGGGGGTTGCCTTTGGGGTCAGCATGGTTGCTATTCGTTTCTTGACCAGCTATGTGAAGAAACACGACTTTACACTCTTTGGTAAATATCGTATTGTACTCGGTAGTGTCTTGTTGCTCTATAGTTTTGTGCGTTTGTTTGTATAA
- a CDS encoding DUF2207 domain-containing protein: protein MKKRWLLALVFAYLLFIPSLVFAVDFDILSYQGDLNIHADNTAIFKETITYRFGDDYNGQLVGLGKAGKMPEGFDIDPDPTVQVSKNGRIVQNAPFYTMEEEDGYKVKIYNAGYAGDTVRVTVTWKLTNLLFLYKDIAELNWQPLTDSTGDIKEIEFKVSSDHPAEKLYFHAGQLLRDSSVEKTNNLYHVKMKDLPRKRQIELHAYWPRSAFAGAPDQGLEEERLTDFNRIESNIATEKAQSEIMMKWVFPVIFMSLLLPIPIFYRMFRQSTTIKKVFPKDHRLYEPPMDLPPMVLAEAVYSTSLEEVNPLNKSGFGKFTFERLIQATLLDLVDRGHLSIFQGDEEPYVRIISEKGLSNFEKECLRMTLSNKKELAISELFPDYQVSSSLYRGAKESDEKHIRETGSRLKRSFEGRLQRIQSCVKDKVHVLRIPSYYRPLTSEERRLALGMRVCSAITALGGLLFFYYSWQTHGFFSIPFLLLGLTGLGTSFWVYLATRGAYRDGVLTEEGAEIFYLWTSFENMLRDISHLDQAELESIVLWNRLLVYATLFGYAKKVSKLMKVRHIQLENPDLNLYVAYGWHSQFYTSTAQIKQYTAVANTASNYSVSSGSGSSGGGFSGGGGGGSIGAF, encoded by the coding sequence ATGAAAAAAAGATGGCTGTTGGCTTTGGTATTTGCTTATTTATTATTTATACCGAGCCTGGTTTTTGCAGTAGACTTTGATATCTTGTCCTATCAGGGTGATTTGAATATTCATGCAGATAATACTGCAATTTTTAAGGAAACAATTACCTACCGCTTTGGAGATGATTATAATGGTCAGTTAGTTGGACTCGGAAAAGCTGGGAAAATGCCAGAAGGATTTGACATTGATCCCGATCCGACCGTTCAGGTCTCTAAAAATGGAAGAATTGTTCAAAATGCTCCCTTCTATACTATGGAGGAAGAGGACGGTTACAAGGTAAAAATTTACAATGCTGGATATGCTGGAGATACTGTTCGGGTAACGGTTACCTGGAAACTAACAAACCTTCTCTTCTTATATAAGGATATCGCAGAGCTAAATTGGCAACCCTTGACAGATAGTACTGGAGACATCAAAGAGATTGAGTTCAAGGTCAGCTCGGACCATCCAGCGGAGAAACTCTATTTTCATGCAGGCCAACTCCTAAGGGACTCTAGTGTTGAAAAAACAAATAATCTCTATCATGTCAAAATGAAAGATCTTCCTAGAAAGCGACAGATCGAATTACACGCATACTGGCCTAGAAGTGCTTTTGCAGGAGCTCCAGATCAAGGATTAGAGGAAGAACGTTTAACCGATTTTAACCGAATTGAAAGCAATATAGCGACAGAAAAAGCGCAAAGTGAGATTATGATGAAATGGGTCTTCCCGGTCATTTTTATGAGTCTCTTACTTCCAATTCCTATCTTTTATAGAATGTTTCGTCAGAGTACAACCATTAAAAAGGTCTTTCCAAAAGACCACAGGCTTTATGAGCCGCCGATGGATTTGCCTCCAATGGTTCTAGCAGAAGCAGTGTATTCAACTTCCTTAGAGGAAGTCAATCCCCTAAACAAATCAGGGTTTGGTAAATTTACTTTTGAACGTTTGATTCAGGCAACCTTGTTGGATTTAGTCGATCGAGGTCATTTATCTATTTTTCAAGGGGATGAGGAACCTTATGTGCGCATTATCAGTGAAAAGGGGTTGTCCAATTTTGAGAAGGAATGTCTGCGCATGACTTTGTCAAATAAGAAAGAATTGGCTATTTCAGAGCTCTTCCCTGATTACCAAGTTTCATCTTCCCTTTACCGTGGTGCCAAAGAGTCAGATGAAAAACATATCCGAGAAACAGGCTCGCGTCTCAAACGCTCCTTTGAAGGAAGACTTCAACGCATTCAGTCTTGTGTCAAGGATAAGGTCCATGTACTTCGTATCCCAAGCTACTATCGTCCCTTGACAAGTGAGGAACGTCGCCTTGCTCTTGGGATGCGGGTCTGTTCAGCCATAACAGCTCTAGGTGGATTGCTTTTCTTTTATTATAGTTGGCAAACACATGGCTTCTTTTCGATCCCATTTCTACTCTTAGGATTGACAGGATTAGGGACTAGTTTCTGGGTTTATCTTGCCACGCGAGGAGCCTATCGCGATGGAGTTCTAACAGAGGAAGGAGCGGAGATCTTCTATCTCTGGACGAGTTTTGAAAATATGCTTCGCGACATCTCTCATCTGGATCAGGCCGAGCTAGAGAGCATCGTCCTTTGGAACCGTCTACTGGTCTATGCGACTCTCTTTGGTTATGCCAAGAAGGTGAGCAAGTTAATGAAAGTTCGCCATATTCAGCTTGAAAATCCAGATTTGAATCTTTATGTAGCCTATGGTTGGCACTCACAGTTCTACACCTCAACTGCACAAATCAAGCAATATACTGCTGTCGCAAATACAGCTAGCAATTACTCTGTATCTTCTGGAAGTGGAAGTTCAGGTGGAGGATTCTCAGGAGGCGGAGGCGGTGGTAGCATCGGCGCCTTCTAA
- a CDS encoding ABC transporter substrate-binding protein/permease gives MKKLCLSILASLALTLGLVNQVQADEYLRIGMEAAYAPFNWTQDDDSNGAVKIDGTNQYANGYDVQIAKKIAKDLGKEPLVVKTKWEGLVPALTSGKIDMIIAGMSPTAERKQEIAFSSSYYTSEPVLLVKKDSAYANAKSLEDFSGAKITSQQGVYLYDLISQIPGVKKETAMGDFAQMRQALEAGVIDAYVSERPEALTAESANAKFKMIQPQPGFKTGEEDTAIAIGLRKDDSRISQINASIETISKDEQVALMDRMIQEQPAEATTTEESSSNFFNQVAKILSENWQQLLRGAGVTLLISIIGTIVGLIIGLAIGVFRTAPLSENKAIYGLQKLVGWILNVYIEIFRGTPMIVQSMVIYYGTAQAFGINLDRTLAAIFIVSINTGAYMTEIVRGGILAVDKGQFEAATALGMTHNQTMRKIVLPQVVRNILPATGNEFVINIKDTSVLNVISVVELYFSGNTVATQTYQYFQTFTIIAVIYFVLTFTVTRVLRFIERYMDMDTYTTGANQMQTGDLKK, from the coding sequence ATGAAAAAATTATGCTTATCTATCCTTGCTAGCTTAGCCCTTACCTTAGGACTAGTTAACCAAGTCCAAGCCGACGAATATTTACGCATCGGGATGGAGGCAGCTTACGCTCCCTTCAACTGGACCCAAGACGACGATAGTAACGGCGCCGTCAAAATCGACGGTACCAACCAATACGCCAACGGCTACGATGTTCAAATCGCTAAAAAAATTGCCAAAGACCTAGGCAAGGAACCATTGGTCGTGAAAACCAAGTGGGAAGGACTTGTTCCAGCCCTTACTTCTGGCAAAATCGATATGATCATTGCCGGTATGAGCCCAACCGCTGAACGCAAACAAGAAATTGCTTTTTCAAGCAGTTACTATACTAGCGAGCCAGTTCTATTGGTCAAAAAGGACTCTGCCTATGCGAATGCCAAATCTTTAGAGGACTTTAGCGGAGCAAAAATCACTTCTCAACAAGGTGTTTACCTTTATGATTTGATTTCCCAAATCCCTGGTGTCAAGAAAGAAACAGCTATGGGCGACTTTGCCCAAATGCGCCAAGCTCTGGAAGCCGGTGTTATTGATGCCTATGTTTCGGAACGCCCTGAAGCCCTGACCGCTGAGTCTGCCAACGCTAAGTTCAAAATGATCCAACCCCAACCCGGTTTCAAAACTGGAGAAGAAGATACAGCTATCGCCATTGGACTTCGTAAAGATGACAGTCGTATCAGCCAAATCAATGCTAGTATTGAAACCATCTCCAAAGATGAACAAGTTGCACTGATGGATCGTATGATTCAAGAGCAACCTGCCGAAGCCACAACAACTGAAGAAAGTAGCAGTAATTTCTTCAACCAAGTTGCTAAAATTCTTTCTGAAAACTGGCAACAGCTCTTGCGTGGTGCAGGTGTCACTCTTTTAATCTCAATCATCGGAACTATCGTAGGTCTCATTATCGGTCTTGCCATTGGTGTCTTCCGTACGGCTCCTCTCTCTGAAAACAAAGCCATTTACGGCCTACAAAAACTAGTCGGTTGGATTCTCAATGTCTATATTGAAATCTTCCGTGGTACACCGATGATTGTTCAATCCATGGTTATCTACTATGGGACTGCTCAAGCTTTCGGTATCAATCTCGACCGGACACTGGCTGCTATCTTTATCGTCTCAATCAACACGGGTGCCTACATGACAGAAATCGTTCGTGGTGGTATTCTAGCAGTTGACAAGGGACAGTTCGAAGCTGCAACTGCTCTTGGTATGACCCACAATCAAACCATGCGTAAGATTGTCCTTCCTCAGGTTGTCCGTAATATTCTACCTGCTACTGGTAATGAGTTTGTCATCAATATCAAAGATACCTCTGTATTGAACGTTATTTCAGTTGTCGAGCTTTATTTCTCAGGAAATACTGTAGCGACTCAAACCTATCAATACTTCCAGACCTTTACCATCATTGCAGTGATTTACTTTGTCCTCACCTTCACTGTGACCCGTGTCCTACGTTTTATCGAACGCTATATGGACATGGACACTTACACTACAGGTGCTAACCAAATGCAAACGGGGGATTTGAAAAAATGA
- a CDS encoding amino acid ABC transporter ATP-binding protein yields MTQPILEIKHLKKSYGQNEVLKDISLTVHKGEVISIIGSSGSGKSTFLRSINLLETPTGGEILYRGENVLEKGYNLTHYREKLGMVFQSFNLFENLNVLENTIVAQTTVLKRDHSEAEKIAKENLEKVGMGERYWQAKPKQLSGGQKQRVAIARALSMNPDAILFDEPTSALDPEMVGEVLKIMQDLAQEGLTMIVVTHEMEFARDVSHRVIFMDKGIIAEEGKPEELFTNPKEERTKEFLQRYLN; encoded by the coding sequence ATGACACAACCAATCCTTGAAATCAAACACCTAAAAAAATCCTATGGACAAAATGAAGTGCTAAAAGACATTTCTCTCACCGTCCATAAAGGAGAGGTTATTTCCATCATCGGAAGCTCGGGAAGCGGAAAATCAACCTTCCTTCGTTCGATTAATTTACTAGAAACACCTACAGGAGGAGAGATTCTCTATCGCGGAGAAAATGTCCTCGAAAAAGGCTATAACCTCACCCATTATCGTGAAAAGCTCGGTATGGTTTTCCAATCTTTCAATCTCTTTGAAAATCTGAATGTCCTTGAAAATACTATCGTTGCCCAAACTACTGTACTCAAACGCGACCACTCTGAAGCTGAAAAAATTGCCAAAGAGAATCTCGAAAAAGTTGGTATGGGAGAACGTTACTGGCAAGCCAAGCCTAAACAACTTTCAGGTGGACAAAAGCAACGTGTAGCTATCGCTCGTGCACTCTCCATGAATCCTGACGCCATTCTCTTTGACGAACCTACATCTGCCCTTGACCCCGAAATGGTCGGAGAAGTCCTCAAAATTATGCAGGACCTAGCTCAAGAAGGCTTGACCATGATTGTTGTAACCCACGAAATGGAATTTGCTCGCGACGTCTCCCATCGTGTCATCTTCATGGACAAGGGAATCATTGCAGAAGAAGGTAAACCTGAAGAACTCTTCACGAATCCTAAAGAAGAACGGACAAAAGAATTCCTTCAGCGTTATCTCAATTAA
- a CDS encoding SPFH domain-containing protein, which produces MVLQILLVVLILVVIASVITISSVYVVRQQSVAIIERFGKYQKLSNSGIHLRAPFGIDRIAARVQLRLLQSEIVVETKTQDNVFVTMNVATQYRVNENNVTDAYYKLMRPEAQIKSYIEDALRSSVPKLTLDELFEKKDEIALEVQKQVAEEMSTYGYIIVKTLITKVEPDAEVKQSMNEINAAQRKRVAAQELAEADKIKIVTAAEAEAEKDRLHGVGIAEQRKAIVDGLADSIKELKGANVELTEEQIMSILLTNQYLDTLNNFADKEGNNTIFLPANPNGVEDIRTHILSALKAK; this is translated from the coding sequence ATGGTTTTACAAATTTTACTTGTTGTATTGATTTTAGTGGTGATTGCATCAGTGATTACGATTAGTTCTGTATATGTGGTACGACAACAATCTGTCGCTATTATAGAACGCTTTGGTAAATACCAAAAGTTGAGCAATAGTGGTATTCATTTGCGGGCTCCCTTTGGGATTGATAGAATTGCAGCAAGAGTACAACTACGCTTGTTGCAGAGTGAAATCGTTGTAGAGACAAAGACGCAAGATAATGTATTTGTAACGATGAATGTGGCAACTCAGTATCGAGTGAATGAAAACAATGTCACAGATGCCTATTATAAATTGATGCGTCCAGAAGCCCAAATCAAATCCTATATTGAAGATGCTTTGCGCTCATCTGTACCAAAGTTAACCCTAGATGAGTTGTTTGAGAAGAAGGATGAAATCGCCTTAGAAGTTCAAAAACAAGTGGCAGAAGAAATGTCTACGTATGGGTATATCATTGTCAAAACGCTGATTACTAAGGTTGAACCTGATGCTGAAGTAAAACAATCAATGAATGAAATTAACGCAGCCCAACGTAAGAGAGTTGCGGCGCAAGAACTTGCTGAAGCAGATAAGATTAAGATTGTGACCGCAGCAGAAGCAGAAGCAGAAAAAGATCGCCTACATGGTGTAGGGATTGCAGAACAGCGTAAAGCGATTGTTGACGGACTGGCTGATTCTATCAAAGAGTTAAAGGGAGCTAATGTTGAGCTGACTGAAGAACAAATCATGTCTATCCTATTAACGAACCAGTATTTAGATACGTTGAATAATTTTGCGGATAAAGAGGGTAATAATACAATCTTCCTACCAGCAAATCCTAATGGAGTTGAGGATATAAGAACTCATATATTATCGGCTTTAAAAGCCAAATAA
- the ilvA gene encoding threonine ammonia-lyase IlvA: protein MLSAKDVVKAHKVLSGVVVDTPLEYDHYLSEKYQAKIYLKKENAQRVRSFKIRGAYYAISQLSKDERERGVVCASAGNHAQGVAYTCNEMKIPATIFMPITTPQQKIGQVRFFGGEFVTIKLVGDTFDASAKAAQEFTLTENRTFIDPFDDAHVQAGQGTVAYEILEEARKESIDFDTVLVPVGGGGLIAGVSTYIKETNPTIEVIGVEANGARSMKAAFEAGGPVKLKEIDKFADGIAVQKVGQLTYEATRKNVETLIGVDEGLISETLIDLYSKQGIVAEPAGAASVAALEVLSDYIKGKTICCIISGGNNDINRMPEMEERALIYDGIKHYFVVNFPQRPGALREFVNDILGPHDDITRFEYIKRASKGTGPVLIGIALADKNDYNGLIHRMEKFDPSYINLNGNETLYNMLV from the coding sequence ATGCTAAGTGCAAAAGATGTGGTGAAAGCCCACAAAGTTTTGAGTGGTGTAGTAGTTGATACACCACTAGAATATGATCATTATTTATCAGAAAAATACCAAGCAAAGATTTATCTCAAAAAGGAGAATGCGCAACGAGTTCGCTCTTTTAAAATTCGTGGAGCCTATTATGCCATTTCTCAACTATCAAAAGATGAACGCGAGCGTGGTGTAGTCTGTGCCTCTGCGGGAAATCATGCCCAAGGTGTCGCCTATACTTGTAATGAGATGAAGATTCCTGCAACCATTTTTATGCCCATTACAACACCGCAACAAAAGATTGGGCAGGTTCGCTTTTTCGGTGGAGAGTTCGTGACAATCAAGTTGGTTGGGGATACCTTTGATGCTTCTGCTAAGGCAGCACAAGAATTTACATTAACAGAAAACCGCACCTTCATCGATCCTTTTGATGATGCGCATGTTCAGGCTGGTCAAGGGACTGTAGCCTATGAAATTCTTGAAGAAGCCCGTAAAGAGTCTATTGATTTTGATACAGTACTTGTACCAGTAGGTGGTGGCGGATTGATTGCCGGTGTTTCTACTTATATTAAGGAAACCAACCCGACTATTGAAGTGATCGGGGTAGAAGCTAATGGTGCTCGCTCTATGAAGGCTGCCTTTGAAGCTGGGGGACCAGTTAAGCTCAAAGAAATTGATAAGTTCGCTGATGGGATAGCCGTACAAAAGGTTGGACAATTGACCTATGAAGCGACTCGTAAGAATGTTGAAACGCTGATTGGGGTGGACGAGGGATTGATTTCTGAAACCTTGATTGATCTTTATTCCAAACAAGGTATTGTAGCAGAACCAGCCGGAGCTGCCAGCGTTGCAGCCTTGGAAGTTTTATCAGACTATATCAAAGGCAAGACGATTTGTTGTATCATTTCTGGAGGAAATAACGATATCAACCGCATGCCAGAGATGGAAGAACGTGCCTTGATTTACGATGGAATCAAGCATTACTTTGTAGTGAATTTCCCACAACGTCCAGGAGCTCTACGAGAGTTTGTAAATGACATTTTGGGGCCGCATGATGACATCACTCGTTTTGAATATATCAAACGGGCCAGCAAGGGGACAGGACCAGTCTTGATTGGGATTGCTCTTGCGGATAAGAATGATTATAATGGATTGATTCATCGAATGGAAAAGTTTGACCCGTCTTATATTAATTTGAATGGAAATGAAACACTGTATAATATGCTAGTTTAA
- the ilvC gene encoding ketol-acid reductoisomerase: protein MAVQMEYEKDVKVAALDGKKIAVIGYGSQGHAHAQNLRDSGRDVIIGVRPGKSFDKAKEDGFDTYTVAEATKLADVIMILAPDEIQQELYEAEIAPNLEAGNAVGFAHGFNIHFEFIKVPADVDVFMCAPKGPGHLVRRTYEEGFGVPALYAVYQDATGNAKNIAMDWCKGVGAARVGLLETTYKEETEEDLFGEQAVLCGGLTALIEAGFEVLTEAGYAPELAYFEVLHEMKLIVDLIYEGGFKKMRQSISNTAEYGDYVSGPRVITEQVKENMKAVLADIQNGKFANDFVNDYKAGRPKLTAYREQAANLEIEKVGAELRKAMPFVGKNDDDAFKIYN, encoded by the coding sequence ATGGCAGTTCAAATGGAATACGAAAAAGATGTTAAAGTAGCAGCGCTTGACGGTAAAAAAATCGCCGTAATCGGTTATGGTTCACAAGGACATGCGCATGCGCAAAACTTGCGTGATTCAGGTCGTGATGTCATCATCGGTGTGCGTCCAGGTAAATCTTTTGACAAAGCAAAAGAAGATGGTTTTGACACTTACACAGTAGCAGAAGCCACTAAATTGGCTGACGTTATCATGATCTTGGCACCAGACGAAATCCAACAGGAATTGTACGAAGCAGAAATCGCTCCAAACTTGGAAGCTGGAAATGCAGTTGGATTTGCTCATGGTTTCAATATCCACTTTGAATTTATCAAAGTTCCTGCAGATGTAGATGTCTTCATGTGTGCTCCTAAAGGACCAGGACACTTGGTACGTCGTACTTACGAAGAAGGATTTGGTGTGCCAGCTCTTTACGCAGTTTACCAAGATGCTACAGGAAATGCTAAAAACATTGCGATGGACTGGTGTAAAGGTGTTGGGGCTGCTCGTGTTGGGTTGCTTGAAACAACTTACAAAGAAGAAACTGAAGAAGATTTGTTTGGTGAACAAGCTGTACTTTGTGGTGGTTTGACTGCCCTTATCGAAGCAGGTTTTGAAGTCTTGACAGAAGCAGGCTATGCCCCAGAATTGGCTTACTTTGAAGTTCTTCATGAAATGAAATTGATCGTTGACTTGATCTATGAAGGTGGATTCAAGAAAATGCGTCAATCTATTTCAAACACTGCTGAATACGGTGACTATGTATCAGGTCCACGTGTGATTACTGAGCAAGTTAAAGAAAACATGAAAGCTGTTTTGGCAGATATCCAAAATGGTAAATTTGCAAATGACTTTGTAAATGACTACAAGGCTGGTCGTCCAAAATTAACTGCTTACCGTGAACAAGCAGCTAACCTTGAAATTGAAAAAGTTGGTGCAGAATTGCGTAAAGCAATGCCTTTCGTTGGTAAAAACGACGACGACGCATTCAAAATCTACAATTAA
- the ilvN gene encoding acetolactate synthase small subunit, which translates to MRRMLTARLQNRSGVLNRFTGVLSRRQVNIESISVGATENPNVSRITIIIDVASHDEVEQIIKQLNRQIDVIRIRDITDKPHLEREVILVKVSAPAEKRAEILAIIQPFRATVVDVAPSSITIQMTGNAEKSEALLRVIRPYGIKNIARTGATGFTRD; encoded by the coding sequence ATGCGTAGAATGTTAACAGCTAGATTGCAAAACCGTTCAGGAGTTTTGAATCGTTTTACAGGTGTCCTTTCTCGTCGTCAAGTCAATATTGAGAGTATCTCAGTTGGTGCGACAGAGAATCCCAATGTATCTCGCATCACCATCATTATTGATGTAGCTTCTCATGATGAAGTAGAGCAAATCATTAAACAACTCAATCGTCAGATTGATGTGATTCGCATTCGAGATATCACAGATAAACCACACTTGGAAAGAGAAGTTATCTTGGTAAAAGTATCTGCTCCTGCTGAGAAGCGTGCAGAAATCTTGGCCATTATCCAACCTTTCCGAGCAACGGTAGTAGATGTGGCTCCAAGCTCAATCACCATCCAGATGACGGGAAATGCTGAAAAGAGTGAAGCTTTATTGCGAGTGATTCGACCATATGGTATTAAAAATATCGCTCGTACGGGTGCAACTGGATTTACCCGCGACTAA